In Xanthomonas sp. SI, the following are encoded in one genomic region:
- the rsmH gene encoding 16S rRNA (cytosine(1402)-N(4))-methyltransferase RsmH has product MRGQAQAGHLPVSQPPAAHVSVLFAQVMDGLQVIEDGIYLDGTFGRGGHARGVLHKLGPGGRLLLMDKDPEAIAEAEHAFGGDARVRIRRGSFAELGQWDAAADLDGVLFDLGVSSPQLDVAARGFSFGKDGPLDMRMDPDAGESAAQWLARADERAIADVLWTYGDERQSRRIARAIVARRAEQPLTRTAQLAELIASVMPRGDSKTHPATRSFQAIRIHINRELADLEAGLDAALARLKPGGRLAVISFHSLEDRIVKQFMNRHAKAPPSNRRLPEAQPFVPTLQLHGGAIKADADELAGNPRARSAVLRVAEKLGLGIRDSGLGERPSRIPNSESPIPASPSGDAQ; this is encoded by the coding sequence ATGCGCGGACAGGCGCAGGCCGGTCACCTTCCGGTGTCGCAACCGCCGGCGGCGCATGTGTCGGTGTTGTTCGCGCAGGTCATGGACGGGCTGCAGGTGATCGAAGACGGAATCTATCTGGATGGCACGTTCGGGCGTGGCGGACACGCGCGCGGGGTGCTGCACAAACTCGGCCCAGGAGGCCGGCTGCTGTTGATGGACAAGGATCCCGAGGCGATCGCCGAAGCCGAACATGCGTTCGGTGGCGACGCGCGCGTGCGCATCCGCCGCGGCAGCTTCGCCGAACTCGGGCAATGGGACGCCGCTGCCGACCTGGACGGGGTGCTGTTCGACCTGGGCGTGTCCTCGCCGCAGCTGGACGTGGCCGCGCGCGGTTTCTCGTTCGGCAAGGACGGCCCGCTGGACATGCGCATGGATCCTGACGCCGGCGAGAGCGCTGCGCAGTGGCTGGCGCGCGCCGACGAACGCGCCATCGCCGACGTGCTGTGGACCTATGGCGACGAACGCCAGAGCCGGCGCATCGCCCGCGCGATCGTGGCGCGCCGCGCCGAGCAGCCGCTGACCCGCACCGCGCAGCTGGCCGAACTGATCGCCAGCGTGATGCCGCGCGGCGACAGCAAGACCCATCCGGCCACGCGCAGCTTCCAGGCGATCCGCATCCATATCAACCGCGAGCTGGCCGACCTCGAAGCCGGGCTGGACGCGGCGCTGGCCAGGCTCAAGCCGGGCGGACGCCTGGCGGTGATCAGCTTCCACTCGCTGGAAGACCGCATCGTCAAGCAGTTCATGAACCGCCACGCCAAGGCCCCGCCGAGCAACCGCCGCCTGCCCGAAGCGCAGCCGTTCGTGCCGACCCTGCAACTGCACGGCGGCGCGATCAAGGCCGACGCCGACGAACTGGCCGGCAACCCGCGTGCGCGCAGCGCGGTGCTGCGGGTGGCTGAGAAGCTGGGATTGGGGATTCGGGATTCGGGATTGGGAGAGCGCCCGTCCCGAATCCCCAATTCCGAATCCCCAATCCCGGCGTCTCCGTCAGGAGACGCCCAATGA
- a CDS encoding penicillin-binding transpeptidase domain-containing protein: MSKTGRNRPRSNFNLRGRLVLVGAALSLCSVTLIGRAAYVQIINSDFYQRQGEARYLRELPIATSRGMITDRNGEPLAVSTPVESIWVNPQELLRNPDRIPQLAQALELPSDELAAKLSQKSDKEFMYLKRRINPDKAHAVVALGIPGVFSQREFRRFYPQGEAMAHVLGFTNIDDRGQEGLELAFDEWLRGKPGSKRVIRDRKGAIVESIDLVKPAEPGKDLTLSIDRRIQFLAYKELRNALVENNAAGGSIVVMDVATGEIMAMVNLPTYNPNSVTGVNSDARRNRAVTDLVEPGSTMKPLTISTALKAGVVTKDTLIDTNPGYMAIGRFTIKDVPRNNGVLTVTGVITRSSNIGAAKIAAKLPDQTFYDQIHSYGYGSAPHSGFPGESAGVLPSPGRWSGSSKTTMSYGYGLSVTPLQIARAYCALGNGGKLVTPTFIKGQHEDTKEVLSPAIAKEVVSMMETVVTQGGAKGAAILGYHVAGKTGTARLNGPGGYIRGHYNALFAGLVPASNPRFATVIVINDPQGAKYYGGLVSAPVFHNVMEGALRLMDVPPDDIQAWLAAQAAGKSGHAPPPVPVEPDPAVVPDAAAEVEAALPSARAVAPPPAAQPVPLQETHQ, translated from the coding sequence ATGAGCAAGACCGGCCGCAACCGCCCGCGCAGCAACTTCAATCTCCGTGGCCGGCTGGTGCTGGTCGGTGCGGCGCTGAGCCTGTGCTCGGTCACCCTGATCGGCCGCGCCGCCTACGTGCAGATCATCAACAGCGATTTCTACCAGCGCCAGGGCGAGGCGCGCTACCTGCGCGAGCTGCCGATCGCGACCTCGCGCGGCATGATCACCGACCGCAACGGCGAGCCGCTGGCGGTGTCCACGCCGGTGGAGTCGATCTGGGTCAATCCGCAGGAACTGCTGCGCAATCCCGACCGCATCCCGCAGCTGGCGCAGGCGCTGGAACTGCCCAGCGACGAACTGGCCGCCAAGCTGTCGCAGAAGTCGGACAAGGAGTTCATGTACCTCAAGCGCCGGATCAATCCGGACAAGGCGCATGCGGTGGTCGCGCTGGGCATCCCGGGCGTGTTCTCGCAGCGCGAGTTCCGCCGCTTCTACCCGCAGGGCGAAGCGATGGCGCACGTGCTCGGCTTCACCAATATCGACGACCGCGGCCAGGAAGGGCTGGAGCTGGCGTTCGACGAGTGGCTGCGCGGCAAGCCCGGCTCCAAGCGCGTGATCCGCGACCGCAAGGGCGCGATCGTGGAGAGCATCGACCTGGTCAAGCCGGCCGAGCCGGGCAAGGACCTGACCCTCAGCATCGATCGCCGCATCCAGTTCCTGGCCTACAAGGAGCTGCGCAACGCGCTGGTGGAAAACAACGCCGCCGGCGGTTCGATCGTGGTGATGGACGTGGCCACCGGCGAGATCATGGCGATGGTCAACCTGCCGACCTACAACCCGAACTCGGTCACCGGGGTCAATTCCGATGCGCGCCGCAACCGCGCGGTCACCGACCTGGTCGAGCCGGGGTCGACGATGAAGCCGTTGACCATCTCCACCGCGCTCAAGGCCGGGGTGGTGACCAAGGACACGCTGATCGACACCAACCCGGGCTACATGGCGATCGGCCGCTTCACCATCAAGGACGTGCCGCGCAACAACGGCGTGCTGACCGTGACCGGCGTGATCACCCGCAGCTCCAATATCGGCGCGGCCAAGATCGCGGCCAAGCTGCCGGACCAGACCTTCTACGACCAGATCCACAGCTACGGCTACGGCAGCGCCCCGCACAGCGGTTTCCCCGGCGAATCGGCCGGCGTGCTGCCGTCGCCGGGACGCTGGAGCGGGTCGTCCAAGACCACCATGTCCTACGGCTACGGCCTGTCGGTGACGCCGCTGCAGATCGCGCGCGCGTACTGCGCGCTCGGCAACGGCGGCAAGCTGGTCACGCCGACCTTCATCAAGGGCCAGCACGAGGACACGAAGGAAGTGCTGAGCCCGGCGATCGCCAAGGAAGTGGTGTCGATGATGGAAACCGTGGTGACCCAGGGCGGCGCCAAGGGCGCGGCGATCCTTGGCTACCACGTCGCCGGCAAGACCGGCACCGCGCGCCTGAACGGCCCCGGCGGCTATATCCGCGGGCACTACAACGCGCTGTTCGCCGGCCTGGTGCCGGCAAGCAATCCGCGCTTCGCCACGGTCATCGTGATCAACGATCCGCAGGGCGCCAAGTACTACGGTGGCCTGGTCTCGGCACCGGTGTTCCACAACGTGATGGAAGGCGCGCTGCGGCTGATGGACGTGCCGCCGGACGACATCCAGGCATGGCTGGCGGCGCAGGCCGCAGGCAAGAGCGGCCATGCGCCGCCGCCGGTGCCGGTGGAACCGGACCCGGCCGTGGTGCCCGACGCCGCCGCCGAGGTCGAAGCCGCGCTGCCGAGCGCGCGCGCCGTCGCGCCGCCGCCGGCCGCGCAGCCGGTGCCGTTGCAGGAGACGCATCAGTGA
- the ftsL gene encoding cell division protein FtsL, with protein sequence MSRLLLIVLLACTISSAIGVVYMRHRHRQLFVELSRLEHNRDELNIEFGRLQLEQATWAESNRVDQVARERLGMKFPETGDIVVVRP encoded by the coding sequence ATGAGCCGGTTGCTGCTCATCGTCCTGCTCGCCTGCACCATCTCTTCGGCGATCGGGGTGGTGTACATGCGCCATCGCCATCGCCAGCTGTTCGTCGAGCTGTCGCGGCTGGAGCACAACCGCGACGAGCTGAACATCGAATTCGGCCGGCTGCAGCTGGAGCAGGCGACCTGGGCCGAAAGCAATCGCGTCGACCAGGTCGCGCGCGAGCGGCTGGGCATGAAGTTCCCGGAAACCGGCGACATCGTGGTGGTGCGGCCATGA